TCTCCTACAAGAGCATCGGTGCTCTTTCCGTCAGGGGGGCTGCGGCCTCCTGTGCCCTTCGGGCTGGTGGAGCTTTAGTGGATATTCTGCGAGCGGCGGATTGGTCCTGTGCCTCCACCTTTCGGGCATTTTATTTCCGCCCGGTTTCTTCGTGGGCAATGGCGTTGGTTTCAGgcgttaaaaatgaaaaataggaagcctcctgtcttgccttaaaatttgaaattattctagccttggtgcccgaataattataattttaataaagacaggaggtgagtattttccctccctgccCTCCCGATGGTTAGGTGTACACTCTGGGTAAGTAGGCCGGGTTTGAATtcgtagggccggccctgtgtagaCGGTTTGCTGCGTTTTTCAGTCCCGGTTCACAGCGGACGGAAGAGGAAGATAGtttaggggtttatataccacctgtgtactgtttctattggttgttttcacttgtgttaactctttctttgctgctgttggtgagagtaaaggaagatatttatatttattattaaaattataattattcgggcaccaaggctagaataatttcaaattatttgttttttttttttttgtttttttttttgtttttttttttgaagagagGGTGGTCGGGGAGACTAAATTATGAACAACAAATCCTTAAGAATTTTTTATGCTGTGACTAccataataacaaaatatctCTGAGATCTATCTGGACGACGGTGTTACATAAACCTGCATTCAGGAATTTATACCTTaaattgtgtacatttttttaaaattccctTTAAAAGCAGATAACTGCAGCTTTTTTTGTGAAGTCACTTAAACAACTCAACATGGAACTGAAACTTGCTGAAGGATACAGAACAGTTTTCCAGGCAGCAAACTGGTTAACTTTTTGTACGTAAACTGTATTCCTTAAGAACAGCCTCCTGTTTACTCTGTGGGACTACATATCCCATCATGCTTCAGTTAATACAGAACATGCCCAGCCTGTTGATTTCCTCCCAGATCAGCTGCTGGGAGCGTGACTGGAACTGCCGTAACATCACTTTTAATGCATCCCATTGTCTACCTTGTAGACGAAGCACCATGGCTTTGAGCGGGTCAGAAATGGGTCTGCGCTACCACAACAGAGTGGCTGTGGTCACAGGCGGCACAAAGGGCATCGGCGAAGCAATTGTCCGGTTGTTTGGTAAGCGCTAGCATCTAGCAGTCTCTAAATTGAGGATAAAATCTACTgttgtttttgtgttgtttttttgtcagtgtgattaaaatgaatttgtttctaaaaaaaatgcagttcatGTATTATAGCCGATGGCCATCAGCTCTCTGAGTTTCTCCTAAGTTGAACAAAACTTGATAGAACTTAAGTGAAATTCTCTGGGTGTGAAGGTTTGCGATACCCGACTTTTTCTGAGAAGGAATGACTTGGGTATTGACTCCATATAGTAAAGGCTTGTTAAAGAACATAAAGGACATTTAATAAAGTCATCTCTTAGTGTTCCCTCATGGGACATATGTAGTTTATACATTCCATTCTTATAGATAATCATTGTGGCTTCCACAAAGCCACCTCACGACCCATTATCGGCGTGCTGAGAGGTGGCTCCTCGGGTAATGTAGGGGGGCAATAGTGTCCCAGCCGTGCCTCATCTCCGGTCAAACTCCCCACAACAAAGTGTCCTGGTTCACACACCCGAAATGTTGGAGGGATATGCACCCCTGACATCAGGTGCCGCGCAACTTTTAGAATAACTGGCTCATAATTGTGAGAAAGTAACATGCTGCTTTCTCCATGCAGACAAGGATTTGGCCGcaggtatttatgtatatatatatgtaattttgcAGTTTATGTATAAAAGGGATTCTGGTTCAAAGACTGAAATGTTTTTACAACAGCAACCAAAAGAATACTCCAGTCAGCAAGACTATTCCATCGGATGCACTTGTGATAAGACCATGCTTGGAGCTTTGCATTAGAATTATGTTTCTTTTGAGTTTGTTCAATGTTTTTGGAGCCTTTTAAAACCGCATCTTCTAAAAATATCTGTTATTTATTCATAGTCCAGAGTGCGTGTTTAGTTTTGTTAATGTTTAGagagatttaaaacaaaaagttagCTTGTAGCCTAAAAGAAGACCACAGTATGCTTAGTACAGGATCAGTTTGTATCCAGGAGAACCCACAAGCTTCTCAATAATAAGGAAACTTTCTGGAATCTCTTGCATCATTTAGAAACTCACGACACAATCAACAGAGCTTTAAGAAGACTTGGTGGGGTCTGTGCGTTATGGGGGGCCAGTGCATGCCCCAGGTGGGCTCCAGGCAAATGGCTGGCTTGGCTTAGCTTTATGGTAGGAACACAAGCCAGAGATGATGTCCAACCTTCCCCTCCAACATACAGTTTACACAGAGCTCTATAAAGGCCAAGCAAACCTTTCTTTTTTACACACAATATAATGTttccaggcagctgcatatataagtgtgtgttttagCTATATTATCATAGCCCAGTCTATTACAGAATAACTCTTATCATactggtaaacaatagaatggctcagtcttaaccaCAGTAATGAAACATTATGGAGGataggacttcattagcattgccataaagaatttgctcagtgtggtgattgagcagGAAAAGacactcaaaatatcacatgactgacaacaatggccacCATCTGCAGATAAATGAAGTTTAGGGGACAAaatgaatagtttttttttaactgtgctGACCTACTGTATACGGTACCAGGGTTGTTTTCTACCCTATATCCATACcttggctacctggagccccccTTCCAGGATGTGGGTATGAGgacccgctgatgtcagtggggtGATCCCGCTGATGCTGGTGGGTGGTCCCACAGATGCCGGTGGGCGATATTGTGTCATCAGTGGGTGGTCTTGTGGGACACATGCCATTTTTGGAGGCGAAGTTGGTGGGAAGTGGGGCATGCCATAATTCcactcccgtgacccggagtGTCCCCGCAGTGATCTGGAGTTCCCTGGTGTGCTCATATCATTCTGGTTGGGAGTGGGGCGCTGACGGACCCTTGTAAAAAAACTTAAAGAACCCATGAATGAGGCATCATAAAAATAGATAGTAATTAATTGGAATTGATGATACACTTGGTATAGgtgacacaaataaataaactaaatgtttttcttttttgtttacatgGACTCGTTTCATTCGCAGTGAAGAATGGTGCCAACGTCATCTTCTGCTCCAAGGGTATTGTAACATCTTGTATCCTCTTTTGCTTTAATGTTTCTTATTCCAGTAAGTCACGTGACGTGGTGTCAGAGTAAGTATCGGCTTCCCTAAGCCTTCGGTGCAGaacaatcagggccggccgaagacttaacgctgcctggggcgaagtttaaaacgccgccccccccgccgaccccgggggggggcggcattttaaacttcgctgacgccataatctacgacccccccggtacttacctttaaacagtcctgcggcgagtctccctgctctgccacggtgccggcttgtaatgctgagcgccggaaattgacgtcacttccggcgctctgcattacaagccggcaccgggaccgaacagggagactcgccgcagaggagagagagaggggggcgccgagcgggtaagcgaaaaccactcggtgcccctctctctctcctccgcttcaaaaaaaaaaacaaaaaaaagcgcttggggcggcaaagtgccgccccttctaaagtgccgcctggggcaaatgccccagtctgccccattatagggccggccctgagaacAATACAATCACACTCATGTGATTTAGACCCATAAGACACAATAACTGTCTGTAACCTTGAAGTCTGCCGGCCGAAGGTTCAGTTTTCTAATCATCGACAAACTTAAACTGCGATATCTGTATCCAGAAAATGTGGATATTGGCCTTATACTGAATTATGTTCTAGAGTGTACGTGTAGAACCTACCACTATTTTATGAAAAACGATATCTTTGCCACAGAAACGCCCTCAGCTAAAGATGCCAATTCTTGTTCTTTATAAAATTGCAGTTTTAAAAATTTAAGTTGGAAAAAGCAGCAAAAAATTATTAGAAATGTATcctcacttaaaaaaaatacctcttTATTTAAGaagaatgaaaatataaatacttttttaatgaagcaatttttgatacattttaagtttgttttttaaatatttttttatttttttaattattttgccaTATGCCAGTCCACAGCTTTCTGTATGATAATAGATCCAATATTCTAGATATATCAAATTAAAACATGGTGTCTGTATCTCCTACAGCCAGTCTACAGTCTATCGTAACATAAATTATGAACTcgttcttggttttgtgttttataatCTTGTTACATGGCTTATAAACAGTctgaaaaacacacattttaccggcagtaaaatttaattaaaaaaaattagcaagaCCCCCTCCGGGCATTTGGATagacaaaatactttttaagcGTGTATAAATAATTCACATTGCGTGGCtgtataatttaaaattcagaaattgaattaacaaagtatattttaatCAACTTTATGTATGAGTCCCTTGTTATTGGAAACATCCTTTAGGCTGTCAAACGTTTTGTGGTCATCACATCTTATAcgaatttgtttttctttacagaaGAAAACGCTGGAGATCTTGAGAAGGAGTTACTGGAGTCTGGACCAGGAACCGGTACTTACGTCTCTTGTGATGTCACTAAAGAAGATGAAATTAGGGTAACAAAAAGTGTAGTACTATGAAGCACCGTTTGTGcacaatgcattgttagtgtactactttccttttttctatttattttttttacatgacccTACCAATAGCCTATCTATCAGActatattgtattaaataatattatattacatactaaAGGCACCACCTTGTGGCTGGGTGAATGCAGAGCCCATGCCAGCAGACAGAAGGCAGCCTCTCGGAAAGGGAGCAGGCAACTTTCCCGACTAAAATGCTGTTTTGTCTAATTTTCCTACTCCCTCTAACAGCAGGAAGCATacctaagtatgcttcctgcgcATGCTCTGTAGCACTCTCATGTATGTTGGCTAAACTCTTTTGATTTCACTGGTGGCTTCAACAGTGGTGCTTCAGAGCATGTTCGGGACAATTCCTTGTGTCTGTAGAGGCAGCTcctctcattttctaactccgatatctaaaaaaaaaaatgtccatccTAAATAAactccaatatttaaaataaaaaaacatttatggggactagagtgtccctttagaTTTAGGGTAAGAAGAAAACCTGGCCAGTTGTGTTACTAACTACCTGACTTTCTTTGAAACAGAGGCTAATTGATGTAACAATGAAGACTCATGGACGAGTAGACTGTCTCATCAACAATGCTGGGTGGCGTAAGTGTCAGAATATGGAAACCTTAAACAAACCCTTTCCCATCATAGTTATACTTACAATGTTAAAGTTACTGTGCCCtcctatatgtaaaaaaatgtaaccattAAATAGTGTGTACCTGATTAACTATTACAGTGAATGTGTaggaattaatattattataatttgttcATATAGAGCCAATTGTTTATGCAGcactgtcacggtcaggactacttgccaagccgtgactgtgtggagggcgtgggcatgaaggggttaatagcaccaggcctctggatttactaacttcaccccttaacccaacctttaatcccctttagctactgaatatcccccctggtagccatcctgttaatgggattagtttaacaatgcagttcctgcctgtttggcagccaggctggagccatctctgactaccttgggcccctgtatgacagctcattctgtcacaatatatatcctgtagaacttaataacaatacggtaacgcgttatcctctcttagggtttgtggatatcgatactagagcccaaagacagacttaggttatgaatattttaataacaaaaagacaaagattacacagtgccagaattacaaaaaaacgagacatacaaaagaaaataaaacagcaaacagttcttaaaaacaataggacttaaacacaggaccctcactcacgagtttcccCAATAAGCCGGCCTGTgagaactccttaagtccagatggtttcttatgatgttgttccgatcagagtatatcatggagttctgcttttcggtcgctgcattgtccctaaatcagactctgtttcaagaaaacacccctctgaccacatgtccaattatatgacaccatccccaagaatcgggtcccatctttgatgtgccaataagttatggtggggtaaaggtgatggaaacccctccacttaagataggaatggaattcctataactcaggatccttatctgttaggccatgaatcaccacaggggtcctttgggaagatgacacttctagccagaacagatacagagggcattcacaaagaaacacatttaattcaacctcagattaactcattgaatgcttaaacaaataaactaaccacctctgctgggttacccttccatgcatccactacgttatatatgagttaatcatgacaagCACCTTATATATTGCATGGGTATAACCATATGTGGGAGCTCTCTGGGTCTGACCCGGGGTCCCCAGGTAAGGTTCTGTTTCTCTGGCcctccaggtcagtttcttctttgttcAGGGAGTAGAGCACCATATGTTAATGCCCACTCCACTAAAGCCCCACCACTACATTCATCTAGTCTACCCCTCAATGAAGCCACACCACCAGAAGATGGAGAGCTCTAAGTAGTCTAGTgtaggaagttcccaggtatgggtataACTGTACCTAGGAGGGCAGATGTGCCTTGAAGCCAACATCTTGCTTGGCCATGGCTTATGTAGAGAAGAGGTCATATCTTTTTAGTCATTGCAATCTTCCTTATGTGAATAGGATAATATACTCTAAGTTGCCATATGCAATATATGTAACAAATGATATTgtctttgttttgtatttctataaaaagttaattatttCTGTATTAAGCCTCTTTAGGCCTGGAACTTAACTGGATCCATCATTACATTAATAGACataggtgtgtgtgtagatataaaatgttaaagtgCGTTCTGTTTGGGAAATACTTATTTAACCAAATAAAGTAATTTACATTAAACACTACGCACCAGTTACACCTACAGCTTGTTTGCAAATGTGATTCTAGACCCCCCTGAACAGAGAATAGATGACACTCATGCCGAGGAGTTCCTTGATCTCTTGAAATTGAATTTAATTGGATATTTTCTGACGGCAAAGGTAAGCCGATGTAACAAAGGTAAATAGCAGTGTGGGGTCTCATAGTTAAGATTCTTGGTATGTTTTATTCCCTGCTTGGGTGGTAGCCTGTTGTCTTTATTGTCACAAGCTCCCATTAGTATGAGTGGAAGCCGGAGGTGGTGTGGGGAGAGGGCACTCAAGTTCAGAGCTTCAGAGGCCACACACAGAAGCCAAAATAAAGATCTGTGCTGCTCCATGGGCTGCTCAGAGGAGATCAGAAGTTTTTTCGGCTCGTGTATCCCCACTCCCtgcaaaatactgtatatatatataatttattgatttatatagctccatcatattccgagagagagaagaaattaACAACATCGTGTGTTTTGAAGGAATGAACAAATTcaattttgtttggtttttaggGCCAAAAGGTCTGTTTATGAAATATACCCCTCctaattatattcattttaacttttttgtttttttagtacgCTTTACCTCATCTAAGGAAAACACAAGGAAACATAATCAACATTTCAAGTCTTGTTGGAATCATTGGTCAGAAACACGCTATACCTTACGTTGCTACTAAGGTAGATTTCATTATTTGGGAAATTCTGTTTTAAAGATGTCTgatcgaatatatatatataaatgcttacAGATATAAAGCTTCATAAATCAGACCctccttttagtgaatgaaCCTCATTATTGTCTATTCACAAAGGTTTGAGTTGTGCCGAGTTCACAATTGAGTTGGTCATGTCGACTTAACTAAAAATGAGTAATTTAATCTGTTCACTAAGACAAATTTATAGGCCAGTTGAAAAGTGAACTCAGTTCGGGTTGACTCTACTGCCAACTCCCAGACAGTGAAAATTGTAGCAGTTAGGATTTTAGTCGACTTGAAAATAAGCTTTAATATGACAAAATTCCGTGGAACTGGACAGCGACCAACTCAACTGACAGACTCACGCTTGACAATACTCAGCTCAACAGCATCTTGTCTTTCCATGGCAAGATGAGTCGGTGTTCCAGCTGACTTGGGTGAGTAGTTTTGAGTTACCTCTGTCGCTCGAAAGGCAGCTCTAACCTTACTGAATCgaccattggaacacataaGTAGCCAGAGTACCGTTCTGATAACAAAAAAGTATTATGTGTATTTTCACATTCAAAGCTTCTGCAGGAAACACCAAGGAATCATTTTTAATGTCAACTCAGTCACTTaccaagtgtgtgtgtgggggggggattaaacTTGGCAGCCCAGAACACCTCATGGTTTAGGAAGGACCCCATCTAAGGGTATAGGTGCCGACTTCTCATATTTTCAggataagatttaaaaaatgaccAAGACATAAGAACGGCCCTCTGAAATATAAGGCAAAAGCTTGCAGAAGAAACTCTATGTACACCTCAGATACTTGACAAGCCATGGGTCAGTAGATCACTTAGAAAACTAAGATCCTTCACCTGTTAACATAAACCAAATATGGCCACCTGTCCAAAAATGAACTTAATTACATGTTAATGACATATATTCTATTGGGTTTTGGGATGCATGTTGTACAATTGAGGCTCCTTCCAGGATTCTCAGTGGGTATAAAGATTTTATTGTACATTCATTGTGACCGTTCATTGAATAGGACTTTACAAGTGCTCCATTTGATCCCCTAACTTTATTGGCAACTCATTACTATAGAATTTTGGAATGATCTCTGTTGAAATATCCATTTCTCGTTTTTAATCTATTATATTTGTATCATTACCAGGGTGCAGTGACTGCAATGACCAAAGCAATGGCTGTGGACGAAAGTCAATACAATGTGAGGGTTAACAGGTACGTTAtcatttatatgtgattttatgAAACAAGTGGCACTTTTTAGTAGCATAATACCATAGTACCATACCTGTGGTAAAGGTAGAATCCTATGACAccgccatgtttaaagtcactgatcTCTTCTGTATGACACATTCTACTGCCAGTGCTTCAGGTGCCAAATATTGCCCGACCGTACGCTAGAGATGCTTCAGGTGCCAAATATTGCCCGACCATGCGCTAGAGATGCTTCAGGTGCTGAATATTGCCCGGCCGTACGCTACATGAGTATTAAAACATACCATGCCGGCtgtcatatccagccattggctGCACTCTACATCATTAGGTGGgcaccagccttaaagtgccagggcgacctagttatccccagtctggtccTGAGGACATCCACTTATGTTATTCAACATGCAGATTgtcttaataatataataaatatataacacacacagcacCTTTTGGAAGTATTTTGTACTGCTTTGTTATCTTGATAAATGACCACGATGCATTTgaattataagtaaaataatggTGTTTTAGGGCATTGGGttgtttactttattaattGTTTAGGTTTAAGAGAAGTTGTCattcttttttaacaaacactTGTGTTATTAAACACTACATGTTGTGTCTGGCTATTAAGGATTATGATAAAGACTTTGTCTTTTATGCCGTAGTATATCCCCTGGTAACATATGGACACCGCTTTGGGATGAACTCTCAAGTCACTCTGCTAACCCTGAAGCCATGATTCTTGGAGGAAAAGACGCACAGGTAAGCACAGAAACGTTAAGTGTAATAACCCTAGCAAGGGGATATTTTAGTAATAACCTTTGCACCAACCCACCTCCCCTCGCAAGCAATAAAGGCAGACGTGGCCCCATGACCTCAATGAGAACTCAACTCAGAACTTTATGAGCTGAGATGGCATACTCTAGTTTGCATGCCCGGATAGTGTTTGTAGGTATGCTCCCTGCTGCGGTAGGCTGGTATACCCATGTGTCAGACACGCTGTCCTGGTTCAGGACCCTGCCACTAGGGAACAGCGCATCGGGAGCACCTGAACATCAGATCACCATGTTGGTGAATGCGCAGTAGAGCTTGAGTTGCCACTTGATTCCCTTCAACCCACCCAACTGCAATAATGTTCCATTCTAATTCAGAGTATAATTGCTGTTCGGCAAGCAGGCTGCCCGCTTCAGTAGGCTGGCCTGCCATGTCAGATGTGCCGGGGTGGGGGTTCATTCCTAAACCCTGCTTCTAGAGAACAGTACATTGGGGGCCCATGACCATGGGTGCTGCCCAATTTACTTCAATCAGACTAGCTTCAATAACGTTCCAGTCCAGAgtataatttccttttttttgcctgaTTTTGTTTGTCAGCTCTTGGGCCGGATGGGCACAGCAGAGGAATGTGCCAAGGCTGCCCTGTACCTAGCAGCTGAAGGAACATTCTGCACAGGCATTGATCTCCTACTGACAGGAGGAGCGGAACTCAACTACGCCAATAAAAA
This window of the Spea bombifrons isolate aSpeBom1 chromosome 12, aSpeBom1.2.pri, whole genome shotgun sequence genome carries:
- the HSD17B14 gene encoding 17-beta-hydroxysteroid dehydrogenase 14, which codes for MALSGSEMGLRYHNRVAVVTGGTKGIGEAIVRLFVKNGANVIFCSKEENAGDLEKELLESGPGTGTYVSCDVTKEDEIRRLIDVTMKTHGRVDCLINNAGWHPPEQRIDDTHAEEFLDLLKLNLIGYFLTAKYALPHLRKTQGNIINISSLVGIIGQKHAIPYVATKGAVTAMTKAMAVDESQYNVRVNSISPGNIWTPLWDELSSHSANPEAMILGGKDAQLLGRMGTAEECAKAALYLAAEGTFCTGIDLLLTGGAELNYANKNQQETRSSIYH